A region of Pasteurellaceae bacterium Orientalotternb1 DNA encodes the following proteins:
- a CDS encoding cysteine/glutathione ABC transporter ATP-binding protein/permease CydC (in Escherichia coli the CydCD ABC transporter exports cysteine and glutathione into the periplasm in order to maintain redox balance; important for cytochrome bd and c), whose product MRSLFPFLSLYRHHLWQLVLGIILAITSLAASIGLLSLSGWFLAASALVGSSLLFNFFYPSSGVRGLAIGRTVSRYFERLVTHDGTFKVLANLRVAVFRKLIPLSPAGVSRYRNSELLNRLVSDVDTLDTLYLNLISPFVSAVMVIVFMAIGLLFVSPVLALVICGSLTALLLIFPFVFYKLGQRLGKTAIISRATYRSQFIEWIQLNAEFLLFGIQQQATEKLQRTEQQWLNAQSRESQLAGWSNALLIAFNGILVTVVIYLSATAINVPAADEPDALIALVVFCVLASLEILSPIGIAFLHLGQVIAAAQRLSEITEQQPLVAFNGSAKWQKIERNQPLVRFAQVSFSYPNRPEKALNDLSFEILAGQKVAILGKTGSGKSTIFQLLVRNYDATSGQILLNFCNIADYPEATLRERIVTLSQRVHIFSSTLKDNLKMGNPQASDDELFSVLNKVGLSHLTEQEGLNLWLGEGGRPLSGGEQRRLGLARLLLSSAEIVLLDEPTEGLDRDTEQQILQLIFQYCENRTLLMITHRMSGLEKFDKVYQIDSGRIIK is encoded by the coding sequence ATGCGTTCACTTTTCCCTTTTCTTTCTTTATATCGCCATCATTTATGGCAACTCGTGCTAGGCATTATTTTGGCGATCACCAGCCTGGCGGCAAGTATCGGGCTATTGAGTTTATCGGGCTGGTTTTTGGCAGCGTCGGCATTGGTTGGTTCAAGTTTGCTGTTTAACTTTTTCTACCCCTCTTCTGGCGTGCGGGGCTTGGCGATTGGGCGGACAGTTTCCCGCTATTTTGAACGCCTTGTTACCCACGACGGTACTTTTAAAGTGCTGGCAAATCTGCGAGTTGCGGTCTTTCGCAAACTCATTCCGCTCAGTCCAGCGGGGGTAAGCCGCTATCGCAACAGTGAGCTGCTAAACCGCTTGGTTTCGGACGTGGACACCCTTGATACGCTCTATCTCAACCTGATTTCCCCCTTCGTCAGTGCGGTGATGGTGATTGTCTTTATGGCGATTGGCTTGCTGTTTGTGTCGCCTGTATTAGCTTTGGTGATCTGCGGCAGCTTAACGGCATTATTGCTGATTTTTCCGTTTGTTTTCTACAAGTTAGGGCAGAGACTTGGCAAAACAGCGATTATTTCACGAGCGACTTATCGCAGCCAGTTTATTGAATGGATTCAATTGAATGCCGAATTTTTACTGTTCGGCATCCAGCAGCAAGCCACGGAAAAATTGCAACGCACCGAACAACAATGGCTGAACGCCCAAAGCCGAGAAAGTCAGTTGGCTGGTTGGTCAAATGCGTTGCTGATCGCCTTTAACGGCATTTTGGTGACGGTGGTGATTTATCTTTCGGCAACGGCAATTAACGTGCCAGCCGCCGATGAACCCGATGCGTTAATTGCGTTGGTGGTGTTCTGCGTGCTGGCTTCGCTGGAAATTCTCAGTCCGATCGGCATTGCCTTTTTGCACTTAGGGCAGGTGATTGCAGCGGCACAGCGTTTGAGTGAAATTACCGAACAGCAGCCGTTGGTTGCTTTTAACGGTTCAGCAAAATGGCAAAAAATCGAGAGAAACCAACCGCTTGTTCGTTTTGCACAAGTGAGTTTTAGCTATCCAAACCGCCCAGAAAAAGCGTTGAATGATCTCTCCTTTGAGATTTTGGCAGGGCAGAAAGTCGCCATTTTAGGCAAAACGGGTAGCGGCAAATCGACCATTTTCCAACTGCTTGTGCGAAATTATGACGCAACAAGTGGTCAGATTTTGCTAAACTTTTGCAATATTGCTGATTACCCCGAAGCGACACTGCGTGAGCGAATCGTTACCCTTAGCCAACGGGTGCATATTTTTAGCTCAACGCTGAAAGATAACTTAAAAATGGGCAACCCCCAGGCGAGTGATGATGAGTTATTTTCGGTGCTCAACAAAGTCGGCTTGAGCCATTTAACCGAACAAGAAGGCTTAAATTTATGGCTAGGCGAAGGCGGAAGACCACTATCGGGTGGTGAACAGCGTCGTTTAGGTTTGGCTCGTTTGTTACTGAGTTCTGCGGAAATTGTGCTACTTGATGAGCCAACGGAAGGGCTTGACCGTGATACCGAGCAACAAATTCTACAATTGATTTTCCAGTACTGTGAAAATCGCACACTATTGATGATCACCCACCGTATGAGCGGTTTGGAAAAATTTGACAAAGTGTATCAGATAGATAGCGGTCGAATTATTAAATAA